The following coding sequences lie in one Pseudoxanthomonas sp. SE1 genomic window:
- a CDS encoding BatD family protein: protein MKHRVLILLCVLSVWPFSLLAATRAWLEQPSVTLGQAVTLNVETDAVSATPDLTPLMRDFEVEGQSDSRSVGLVNGRVRGSTTFALTLRPRRAGTLAIPALQVGGERTAPLVLEVTATPTASAASNGLVFVETEIDDPSPYVQQSVGVTVRLYYATPLVSGQLDLDPPDGALLQRVGDIVQSSREIDGRRYSTAERRFLLVPERSGALTLPGPRFSGRGAGGWMDDLLGGNSREVNITGAPRTLQVRAQPVNAPQPWLPVRDLRLRYTAVPDQLRTGEAATLAIETTVTGATQAQLPDMPVPSIPGAQVFAEPPQYDETFNGGTPQVKLTRRYSIVPSAVGTLTIPGVAMAWWDVRAGAAKRAALPDLSLPVVAGDGQSTTALAPGDRSPVSQGAADDGVIALAGERRVPARVWPWLAAGFAMLWLLTLLWGLSRRQGGTAATRVRERSSGTEQEAVGPATHTAADLKRVLDAGDLDDIELVLCGMARPPAIDLDDLQRRLAAPTQRIAVEALRRARWAGGDPAKARLALREAFRGGPRWRSSDAAATKEPLPPLYPQ, encoded by the coding sequence ATGAAACATCGGGTATTGATCCTGTTGTGCGTGCTGTCGGTATGGCCGTTCTCGCTGCTGGCGGCTACGCGTGCATGGCTGGAGCAACCTTCGGTCACGCTGGGTCAGGCGGTCACGCTGAACGTGGAAACCGACGCGGTGTCCGCGACGCCCGACCTGACCCCTCTGATGCGCGATTTTGAAGTGGAGGGCCAATCCGACAGCCGCAGCGTGGGACTGGTGAACGGGCGCGTGCGCGGCAGCACGACATTCGCGCTGACGCTGCGTCCGCGGCGCGCGGGAACGCTGGCGATCCCCGCGTTGCAGGTCGGCGGCGAGCGTACTGCGCCGCTGGTGCTGGAGGTCACCGCGACTCCGACCGCCAGCGCGGCATCGAACGGACTCGTATTCGTGGAAACCGAGATCGACGATCCAAGCCCCTACGTGCAGCAGTCGGTGGGTGTCACCGTACGGCTCTACTACGCCACGCCATTGGTCTCCGGCCAACTCGACCTGGATCCACCGGATGGCGCGTTGCTGCAGCGCGTCGGCGACATCGTGCAGTCCAGCCGCGAGATCGACGGACGGCGTTACAGCACCGCCGAGCGCCGCTTCCTGCTGGTGCCGGAGCGCAGCGGCGCGTTGACGTTGCCGGGTCCCCGTTTCAGCGGCCGTGGAGCAGGTGGCTGGATGGACGACCTGCTTGGTGGCAACAGTCGCGAGGTGAACATCACCGGGGCACCGCGCACGCTGCAGGTGCGCGCGCAGCCTGTGAACGCCCCCCAGCCCTGGTTGCCGGTGCGCGACCTGCGCCTGCGCTACACCGCAGTGCCGGACCAACTGCGCACGGGTGAAGCGGCCACGCTCGCCATCGAGACCACCGTTACAGGCGCAACGCAGGCCCAACTGCCCGACATGCCCGTGCCTTCGATTCCGGGTGCGCAGGTGTTCGCGGAACCACCGCAATACGACGAGACGTTCAATGGCGGCACGCCACAGGTGAAGCTGACGCGGCGCTACTCCATCGTGCCTTCCGCCGTGGGTACGTTGACGATTCCCGGCGTGGCGATGGCCTGGTGGGATGTGCGTGCCGGCGCTGCCAAGCGTGCGGCACTGCCTGACCTCTCGTTGCCTGTCGTCGCCGGCGACGGACAATCGACAACCGCTTTGGCGCCCGGCGACCGTTCACCCGTATCGCAGGGTGCTGCTGACGACGGCGTCATTGCGCTGGCAGGTGAGCGGCGCGTGCCTGCCCGCGTGTGGCCCTGGCTGGCGGCGGGATTCGCCATGCTCTGGTTGCTGACCCTGCTGTGGGGGCTTTCGCGGCGGCAGGGCGGCACGGCGGCGACGCGCGTCCGTGAGCGGTCGTCAGGAACAGAACAGGAGGCAGTGGGACCGGCCACGCATACGGCGGCAGATCTGAAGCGTGTGTTGGACGCTGGCGACCTCGACGACATCGAACTCGTGCTGTGCGGGATGGCACGCCCACCGGCCATCGATCTCGACGACCTGCAGCGACGCCTTGCGGCACCGACGCAGCGGATCGCGGTAGAGGCATTGCGTCGTGCCCGCTGGGCGGGCGGCGATCCCGCGAAGGCGCGGCTTGCGTTGCGCGAAGCCTTCCGTGGTGGGCCGCGATGGCGGTCTTCCGACGCAGCGGCCACGAAGGAACCGCTGCCGCCGCTGTATCCACAGTGA
- a CDS encoding DUF4381 domain-containing protein: protein MSLATLVLRDVHVPPSPSWWPLAPGWWLLITVVLLLIVGVMAWRLRRHRRRQAWQRWFDATSEATSPAGQVAAMSELLRRAARQRDASADRLEGEAWLRFLDGGHGHAFTQGPGRLLMDGGYRRQVDAAELAAARVVARARFLELMAGSR, encoded by the coding sequence ATGAGCCTGGCGACGCTGGTGCTGCGCGACGTGCATGTTCCGCCGTCGCCATCGTGGTGGCCGCTGGCGCCCGGCTGGTGGTTGCTGATCACTGTCGTCCTGCTGCTCATCGTCGGCGTGATGGCATGGCGACTGCGTCGCCACCGACGACGCCAGGCATGGCAACGCTGGTTCGATGCGACGAGCGAGGCAACATCGCCTGCCGGACAGGTGGCCGCGATGTCGGAACTGTTGCGCCGTGCTGCGCGACAGCGGGATGCATCCGCTGACCGGCTGGAAGGCGAAGCGTGGCTGCGGTTCCTCGATGGTGGGCATGGCCATGCGTTCACGCAAGGGCCCGGCCGACTGCTGATGGATGGCGGATATCGTCGACAGGTGGATGCGGCCGAATTGGCCGCAGCGCGCGTCGTCGCGCGTGCGCGCTTCCTCGAACTGATGGCGGGTTCGCGATGA
- a CDS encoding dicarboxylate/amino acid:cation symporter, with protein sequence MTDASPATRAKLPLHWKMAIGFGVGLVIGLIVHASGQGDAGWVQDVTKYVTTPFSKIFLNLIFMLIVPLLFSALVCGIAEMGDIRALGRIGWKTLAYTVLLSAVAVLLGLLLVNLFKPGVGVDPALAQQLIAENAERTKEIVASVGSQPTGMDMLLSIVPDNVIGAASSNAAILSLMFFAVMFGVGLVLTPSENTGILKRGIEGVFEISMTLIGLVIRLAPYAVACFMFNLAAIFGFDLLVRLGAYVGVVVLALALHLLVSYSVALKLAGYSPLTFFRGAQEAMVMAFSTASSNATLPTALRVADEKLGLPRTVSRFVLTVGATANQNGTALFEGVTVIFLAQFFGVDLSLGQQFMVMLVCILGGIGTAGVPSGSLPVVALICAMVGVNPIGIGLILGVNHFLDMCRTTLNVTGDLTLASLVAKGERADVKLPGQPG encoded by the coding sequence ATGACCGACGCCTCGCCCGCCACCCGCGCCAAGCTGCCGTTGCACTGGAAGATGGCCATCGGCTTCGGTGTCGGTCTGGTCATCGGGCTCATCGTGCATGCCTCCGGCCAGGGCGATGCGGGCTGGGTGCAGGACGTCACCAAGTACGTCACCACGCCGTTCAGCAAGATCTTCCTCAATCTCATCTTCATGCTGATCGTGCCGCTGCTGTTCTCGGCGTTGGTCTGCGGCATCGCCGAGATGGGCGACATCCGCGCGCTGGGCCGGATCGGCTGGAAGACGCTGGCCTATACCGTGCTGCTGTCCGCGGTGGCGGTGCTGCTGGGCCTGCTGCTGGTCAACCTGTTCAAGCCGGGCGTGGGCGTGGATCCAGCGCTGGCACAGCAACTGATCGCGGAGAATGCCGAACGCACGAAGGAAATCGTCGCCAGTGTCGGCAGCCAGCCGACCGGCATGGACATGCTGCTGTCCATCGTGCCGGACAACGTGATCGGCGCGGCGTCGAGCAATGCTGCCATCCTGTCGCTGATGTTCTTCGCGGTGATGTTCGGCGTCGGGCTGGTGCTCACGCCGTCGGAGAATACCGGCATCCTGAAGCGCGGCATCGAGGGCGTGTTCGAGATCTCGATGACGCTGATCGGCCTGGTCATCCGCCTGGCGCCGTACGCGGTGGCCTGCTTCATGTTCAACCTGGCCGCGATCTTCGGTTTCGACCTGCTCGTGCGCCTGGGCGCCTACGTCGGCGTGGTGGTGCTGGCGCTCGCGCTGCACCTGCTGGTCAGCTACTCGGTGGCGTTGAAGCTGGCCGGCTACTCGCCCCTCACGTTCTTCCGCGGTGCGCAGGAAGCGATGGTGATGGCGTTCTCCACCGCGTCGAGCAACGCGACCCTGCCCACCGCGCTGCGCGTGGCCGACGAGAAGCTGGGCCTGCCGCGCACGGTGTCGCGCTTCGTGCTGACCGTGGGCGCCACCGCCAACCAGAACGGCACCGCGCTGTTCGAGGGCGTGACGGTGATCTTCCTGGCCCAGTTCTTCGGCGTGGACCTGTCGCTGGGCCAGCAGTTCATGGTGATGCTGGTGTGCATCCTGGGCGGCATCGGCACGGCCGGCGTGCCGTCCGGCTCGCTGCCGGTGGTGGCGCTGATCTGCGCGATGGTGGGGGTGAACCCCATCGGCATAGGCCTGATCCTGGGCGTGAATCACTTCCTCGACATGTGCCGGACCACGCTGAACGTCACCGGCGACCTGACCCTGGCCTCGCTGGTGGCCAAGGGCGAACGCGCCGACGTGAAGCTGCCGGGCCAGCCGGGCTAA
- a CDS encoding DUF58 domain-containing protein — protein sequence MPMSEGIAPTLTELIALRASAQRRPPARRGRHSVTGPSASPLRGRGMEYAESREYVAGDDVRHIDWRLTARSGRTHTKLFQAERERLTLLVADTSPLLYFGTRVRFKSVQAARAGAVAAWQAVREGDRLAILRGSMTEAPVPPASGTRGVLRVLDALVRWYTAPPPEDLGLAFALDHAARLLRPGSRLLVLADPHSLATIPETRWPALAAHHDVVVLLLTDPLETDPPTQRLPFSVGSQRVELDLASPAQREAWRAEFQQPLDRALDRLPARGVEVRTLSTDADSDAWLVALGRAQPQVA from the coding sequence ATGCCCATGAGCGAAGGCATCGCACCCACCCTGACCGAGCTGATCGCCTTGCGGGCGAGCGCCCAGCGGCGCCCACCCGCGCGACGCGGCCGGCATTCCGTCACCGGGCCGTCCGCCTCGCCGTTGCGCGGGCGCGGCATGGAGTACGCGGAATCCCGCGAATACGTGGCGGGCGATGATGTCCGCCACATCGATTGGCGGTTGACGGCGCGCAGCGGACGCACGCATACCAAGCTGTTCCAGGCTGAGCGTGAACGGCTGACGTTGCTGGTCGCCGACACGTCGCCATTGCTGTACTTCGGTACGCGCGTGCGGTTCAAGTCGGTGCAGGCCGCGCGTGCCGGCGCGGTGGCGGCGTGGCAGGCCGTGCGTGAAGGCGATCGCCTGGCGATCCTGCGTGGCAGCATGACGGAAGCACCTGTTCCGCCCGCATCGGGTACCCGCGGGGTACTGCGTGTTCTCGATGCGCTGGTGCGCTGGTATACGGCGCCACCACCGGAGGATCTGGGGTTGGCGTTCGCGCTCGACCACGCAGCACGGCTGCTGCGCCCCGGGTCGCGCCTGCTGGTGCTCGCCGATCCCCACAGCCTGGCCACCATCCCGGAGACGCGGTGGCCGGCACTGGCCGCGCATCATGATGTGGTCGTGCTCTTGTTGACGGATCCGCTGGAGACGGATCCACCGACCCAGCGCCTTCCTTTCTCCGTTGGAAGCCAGCGCGTGGAACTCGATCTCGCCAGCCCCGCGCAACGCGAGGCGTGGCGTGCCGAGTTCCAGCAACCCCTCGATCGCGCGCTCGATCGGCTGCCTGCGCGCGGCGTGGAAGTCCGCACCTTGTCCACGGATGCGGACAGCGATGCGTGGCTGGTCGCGCTGGGCCGTGCGCAGCCGCAGGTGGCCTGA
- a CDS encoding MoxR family ATPase, with protein MDSTPLNTRTLFDRFSALRDDLSRTIVGQSALVERLLIALLADGHLLVEGAPGLAKTTAIRALASRLQAEFARVQFTPDLLPADLTGTEVWRPQDGRFEFQPGPVFHPLLLADEINRAPAKVQSALLEAMGERQVTVGRHTYPLPALFLVMATQNPIEQEGTFPLPEAQLDRFLMHVKIGYPEAAAEADILRLARDRAREQMQSVPAAVERMPLEDVFSARTQVLDLHLAPALERYLIELVLASRDAARYDATLARRIAWGASPRGSIALERCARARAWLAGRDYVTPDDIRAIAPDVLRHRVLPSYEATAEGWDGDRLVKALLDVVPLP; from the coding sequence ATGGATTCCACGCCACTGAACACACGAACACTGTTTGACCGCTTCAGTGCGCTGCGCGACGACCTTTCCCGGACCATCGTCGGCCAGTCCGCGCTGGTCGAGCGGCTGCTGATCGCATTGCTGGCCGATGGCCACCTTCTGGTGGAAGGCGCGCCCGGGCTGGCGAAGACCACGGCGATCCGCGCGCTGGCGTCGCGGCTGCAGGCGGAGTTCGCACGCGTGCAGTTCACGCCGGACCTGCTGCCTGCCGACCTTACCGGCACCGAGGTCTGGCGACCGCAGGATGGCCGGTTCGAATTCCAGCCCGGACCGGTGTTCCACCCGTTGTTGCTGGCCGATGAAATCAACCGGGCTCCCGCCAAGGTGCAGTCGGCGTTGCTGGAAGCGATGGGCGAACGCCAGGTGACGGTAGGCCGGCATACGTATCCATTGCCGGCCTTGTTCCTGGTGATGGCCACGCAGAATCCGATCGAACAGGAAGGCACCTTCCCGTTGCCGGAAGCGCAGCTGGACCGGTTCCTCATGCACGTGAAGATCGGCTACCCCGAGGCGGCGGCGGAAGCCGACATCCTGCGGCTGGCGCGTGATCGTGCCCGCGAACAGATGCAGTCCGTCCCGGCGGCCGTCGAGCGCATGCCGTTGGAGGATGTCTTCAGTGCGCGCACGCAGGTGCTGGACCTGCATCTCGCGCCGGCGCTGGAACGCTATCTGATCGAGCTGGTCCTCGCTTCGCGCGACGCTGCGCGCTACGACGCGACGCTGGCGCGGCGGATCGCCTGGGGGGCGAGCCCGCGCGGTTCCATTGCCCTGGAGCGCTGCGCACGTGCGCGCGCCTGGCTGGCAGGTCGCGACTACGTGACGCCCGACGACATCCGCGCCATCGCCCCCGACGTGTTGCGCCACCGCGTGCTGCCCAGCTACGAGGCCACGGCCGAGGGCTGGGATGGCGATCGTCTGGTGAAGGCGTTGCTCGACGTGGTTCCGCTGCCCTGA
- a CDS encoding VWA domain-containing protein, which translates to MSAFWSALHFLRPHWLWALLALPLLAWWWRVQRHRLNAWQGHVDAHLLRHLLVRGGGAARAGMIVAALAYALAVLALAGPSWRQGDQPLWQAQRPLVVVLDLSSRITTTDLPPSRLLQARAKLARLLDARAGSPVALVAFADDAFTVAPMTDDTANIRLYLDELAPEIMPVDGQRTDRGIAWAARLLAQADFRNGDILVLTDHADAGAAKAAAATRAQGYVVSVLGLGTAAGAAYRGNDGTIGHAALDASSLRTLAAAGGGRYESTTTDNGDLAALGVASPGLETVGTTMPGGGKAWRDEGYWLLIPILLLALLWFRRGAALVLAGALWLPLAQPAHAAGIEWWQRADQAEHARIAEGVDAYRQGDFATAEQAFTGIDTAEGWYNLGNALAKQQRYDDAIAAYDRALRAQPGMADALANRAAVDAARKRPPSPGEGQGKPGQQGDGGNASGASQDQAKPDPEAQKNASPSPAGQPSDPSASGDARKPSPDADPARGGPPPSSPPDAATQAAADAAQRERMRAAMAREPEGAKGATENKPAVQAETAEQRERRQAVDAWLKRVPDEPGSLLKAKFRLEHERRQREGR; encoded by the coding sequence ATGAGTGCTTTCTGGAGCGCACTGCATTTCCTGCGCCCGCACTGGCTGTGGGCCCTGCTCGCGCTGCCGTTGCTGGCGTGGTGGTGGCGCGTGCAGCGGCACCGCCTGAATGCCTGGCAGGGCCATGTGGACGCGCATCTGCTGCGGCATCTGCTGGTGCGGGGTGGTGGCGCGGCGCGCGCGGGCATGATCGTGGCCGCGTTGGCGTACGCGCTCGCGGTGCTCGCGCTCGCAGGGCCGAGCTGGCGACAGGGCGACCAACCGTTGTGGCAAGCCCAGCGTCCGCTGGTGGTGGTGCTGGATCTTTCCAGTCGCATCACGACGACTGACCTGCCGCCTTCGCGCCTGCTGCAGGCGCGGGCGAAGCTGGCGCGCCTGCTCGACGCACGCGCCGGCAGTCCGGTCGCATTGGTCGCCTTCGCGGACGACGCATTCACTGTCGCGCCGATGACCGACGACACGGCCAACATCCGGCTGTACCTCGATGAGCTGGCGCCGGAGATCATGCCGGTGGACGGGCAGCGCACCGATCGCGGCATCGCCTGGGCGGCGCGTCTGTTGGCCCAGGCGGATTTCCGCAACGGCGACATCCTGGTGCTCACCGATCACGCGGACGCTGGCGCAGCGAAAGCCGCCGCCGCCACGCGCGCGCAAGGCTACGTGGTCTCGGTGCTCGGGCTGGGCACAGCCGCAGGCGCGGCGTATCGCGGCAACGACGGGACGATCGGCCATGCGGCGCTGGACGCTTCATCGCTGCGCACCTTGGCCGCAGCCGGCGGCGGACGTTACGAGTCGACCACGACCGACAACGGCGATCTTGCTGCGCTCGGCGTGGCATCGCCGGGTCTGGAGACCGTGGGCACGACGATGCCCGGTGGCGGCAAGGCGTGGCGTGACGAAGGCTACTGGTTGCTGATTCCGATTCTGCTGCTCGCATTGCTGTGGTTCCGCCGTGGCGCGGCGCTGGTACTGGCGGGCGCGCTCTGGCTCCCGCTCGCCCAGCCCGCGCATGCGGCTGGCATCGAGTGGTGGCAGCGTGCGGACCAGGCCGAACATGCGCGCATCGCCGAGGGCGTGGATGCGTATCGGCAGGGCGACTTTGCGACCGCCGAACAGGCGTTCACGGGCATCGACACTGCCGAAGGCTGGTACAACCTCGGCAACGCGCTGGCAAAGCAGCAGCGTTACGACGATGCCATCGCGGCGTACGACCGCGCGCTGCGCGCGCAGCCGGGCATGGCCGATGCACTGGCTAACCGCGCGGCCGTGGACGCAGCACGCAAGCGCCCGCCGTCGCCGGGAGAGGGGCAAGGCAAGCCGGGACAGCAGGGCGACGGCGGCAATGCATCCGGAGCGTCGCAGGACCAGGCCAAGCCCGATCCGGAGGCACAGAAGAATGCATCGCCATCGCCTGCGGGGCAGCCTTCCGACCCGTCGGCATCGGGCGATGCGCGCAAGCCGTCGCCCGATGCGGATCCAGCGCGCGGCGGTCCGCCACCATCGTCCCCGCCGGACGCCGCCACGCAGGCGGCCGCCGATGCCGCACAGCGTGAACGCATGCGCGCGGCGATGGCGCGCGAACCCGAAGGCGCCAAGGGTGCGACGGAAAACAAGCCTGCGGTACAGGCCGAAACGGCGGAGCAGCGCGAACGCCGGCAGGCCGTCGATGCCTGGCTGAAACGCGTGCCGGACGAGCCCGGTTCGCTGCTGAAGGCGAAGTTCCGGCTTGAACACGAACGCCGGCAGAGGGAAGGGCGATGA
- the tkt gene encoding transketolase, giving the protein MTTPTRRQLANAIRFLAADAVQAANSGHPGMPMGMADIAEVLWNDYYRHSPSNPHWFNRDRFILSNGHGSMLQYALLHLAGYDLPLQELKNFRQLHSKTAGHPERHETPGVETTTGPLGQGFANAVGFALAEKLLAQRFNRDGHAIVDHRTFVFMGDGCLMEGVSHEAASLAGTWGLGKLVCFWDDNKISIDGNTDGWFTDDTPARFEAYGWQVVRNVNGHDPVEIKTAIDTALKAADKPTLICCRTTIGFGSPNKAGKESSHGAPLGKDELEATRAALEWPYGPFEVPADIYAGWNKVEAGKALEADWNALLDAYAAQYPEQAAELKRRASGELPTDFVAQADAYIAKVQAEGPVIASRKASQNAIEAFAPLLPELVGGSADLAHSNLTLWKASKSVSTTDPNANYVYYGVREFGMTAIANGLALHGGFVPFDATFLVFSDYARNGVRMSALIPAHAIHVYTHDSIGLGEDGPTHQPVEHLASLRYIPNNDVWRPCDAVESAVAWKQAIVRQDGPSCLVFSRQNLPHQPRTEAQVADIARGGYVLADADGTPDVILIATGSEVGLATQAKATLDAQGLKTRVVSMPSTDVFDRQDAAYREAVLPKAVRKRVAIEAAISDFWRKYVGLDGAVIGMTGFGASAPADALYKHFGITAEAVVEAAKSL; this is encoded by the coding sequence ATGACGACGCCCACCCGCCGCCAGCTCGCCAACGCCATCCGTTTCCTCGCCGCCGACGCGGTGCAGGCCGCCAATTCCGGCCATCCCGGCATGCCCATGGGCATGGCCGACATCGCCGAAGTGCTGTGGAACGACTACTACCGCCACAGCCCGTCGAACCCGCACTGGTTCAACCGCGACCGTTTCATCCTGTCCAACGGCCACGGTTCGATGCTGCAGTACGCGCTGCTGCACCTGGCCGGCTACGACCTGCCGCTGCAGGAGCTGAAGAACTTCCGCCAGCTGCACAGCAAGACCGCCGGCCACCCGGAGCGCCACGAGACCCCAGGCGTGGAGACCACCACCGGCCCGCTGGGCCAGGGCTTCGCCAACGCGGTCGGTTTCGCGCTCGCCGAGAAGCTGCTGGCGCAGCGCTTCAATCGCGACGGCCACGCCATCGTCGACCACCGCACCTTCGTGTTCATGGGCGACGGCTGCCTGATGGAAGGCGTGTCGCACGAAGCCGCCTCGCTCGCCGGCACCTGGGGCCTGGGCAAGCTGGTCTGCTTCTGGGACGACAACAAGATCTCCATCGACGGCAATACCGACGGCTGGTTCACCGACGACACGCCGGCGCGCTTCGAAGCCTACGGCTGGCAGGTCGTGCGCAACGTCAATGGCCATGACCCGGTCGAGATCAAGACCGCCATCGACACCGCGCTGAAAGCTGCCGACAAGCCGACGCTGATCTGCTGCCGCACGACGATCGGCTTCGGTTCGCCGAACAAGGCCGGCAAGGAATCCAGCCACGGCGCCCCGCTGGGCAAGGACGAGCTGGAGGCCACGCGCGCCGCGCTGGAATGGCCGTACGGTCCATTCGAAGTGCCCGCCGACATCTACGCCGGCTGGAACAAGGTCGAGGCCGGCAAGGCGCTGGAGGCCGACTGGAATGCACTGCTCGATGCCTACGCCGCGCAGTATCCGGAGCAGGCCGCGGAACTGAAGCGCCGTGCGTCGGGCGAGCTGCCCACCGACTTCGTCGCGCAGGCCGATGCCTACATCGCCAAGGTGCAGGCCGAAGGCCCGGTCATCGCTTCGCGCAAGGCCTCGCAGAACGCCATCGAAGCCTTCGCGCCGCTGCTGCCGGAACTGGTCGGCGGCTCGGCCGATCTGGCGCATTCCAACCTCACGCTGTGGAAGGCCAGCAAGTCGGTCTCCACCACCGATCCGAACGCGAACTACGTGTACTACGGCGTGCGCGAGTTCGGCATGACCGCGATCGCGAACGGCCTGGCGCTGCACGGCGGCTTCGTGCCGTTCGATGCGACGTTCCTGGTGTTCAGCGACTACGCGCGCAATGGCGTGCGCATGAGCGCGCTGATCCCGGCGCACGCCATCCACGTGTACACGCACGATTCCATCGGCCTGGGCGAAGACGGTCCCACCCACCAGCCGGTCGAGCACTTGGCCTCGCTGCGCTACATCCCGAACAACGACGTGTGGCGTCCGTGCGACGCGGTGGAATCGGCGGTGGCGTGGAAGCAGGCCATCGTCCGCCAGGACGGCCCGAGCTGCCTGGTGTTCTCGCGCCAGAACCTGCCGCACCAGCCGCGCACCGAAGCGCAGGTCGCCGACATCGCGCGCGGCGGTTACGTGCTGGCCGATGCCGATGGCACGCCGGACGTCATCCTGATCGCCACCGGTTCGGAAGTGGGCCTGGCGACGCAGGCGAAGGCCACGCTGGACGCGCAGGGGTTGAAGACGCGCGTGGTGTCGATGCCGTCGACCGACGTGTTCGACCGCCAGGACGCCGCCTACCGCGAGGCCGTGCTGCCGAAGGCCGTGCGCAAGCGCGTCGCTATCGAGGCCGCGATCAGCGACTTCTGGCGCAAGTACGTGGGCTTGGATGGCGCCGTCATCGGCATGACGGGCTTCGGTGCGTCCGCCCCCGCCGACGCACTGTACAAGCATTTCGGTATCACCGCGGAGGCGGTGGTCGAGGCGGCGAAGTCGCTCTGA
- a CDS encoding VWA domain-containing protein, whose protein sequence is MSGSLPVLQVLQDGYAGFAWPWFWLAFPLPWLVRWLLPARRTQADALRVPYGRSVQAIAQHGGRGMQGRGAALAWLVWFLLCAAAARPQQFGDAVTPPVSGRDLMLAVDLSGSMTEPDMELGGAVVDRLTAAKAVLADFLDRRDGDRVGLLVFGQRAYAMTPLTRDLQTVREQLRDAVAGLAGRETAIGDAIALAVRRLRTQEEGQRVLILLTDGVNSAGVLTPQKAAELAKEERVRIHTIAFGSDGAMSLFGIPLPMPASSPEDIDEATLRDVAAQTGGRFYRARDTNELAGIYAELDRLEPVQQAGKAVRPRIERYHWPLAAALGFALLTFLWPRRRA, encoded by the coding sequence ATGAGTGGGTCACTGCCCGTGCTGCAGGTCCTGCAGGATGGCTATGCGGGCTTCGCGTGGCCATGGTTCTGGCTGGCGTTTCCCTTGCCCTGGTTGGTGCGCTGGCTGCTGCCCGCGCGCCGTACCCAGGCCGACGCGCTGAGGGTGCCCTACGGCCGCTCGGTGCAAGCCATCGCGCAACACGGCGGGCGCGGCATGCAGGGGCGTGGCGCCGCGCTGGCGTGGCTCGTGTGGTTCCTGCTCTGCGCTGCCGCCGCGCGTCCGCAACAGTTTGGCGATGCCGTCACGCCGCCGGTGAGCGGGCGCGACCTGATGCTGGCGGTCGATCTGTCCGGCAGCATGACCGAGCCCGATATGGAACTGGGCGGTGCCGTCGTCGATCGCCTGACCGCAGCGAAAGCCGTGCTCGCCGACTTCCTCGACCGCCGGGACGGCGATCGCGTCGGCCTGCTGGTATTCGGTCAGCGCGCCTATGCGATGACGCCGCTGACGCGCGACCTGCAGACCGTCCGCGAGCAGTTGCGCGATGCCGTGGCCGGCCTGGCCGGCCGGGAGACCGCGATCGGGGATGCCATCGCGCTGGCCGTGCGTCGCCTGCGCACGCAGGAGGAGGGCCAGCGGGTGCTGATCCTGCTCACCGATGGCGTGAACTCCGCCGGGGTATTGACGCCACAGAAGGCAGCCGAACTGGCGAAGGAGGAGCGCGTGCGCATCCACACCATCGCGTTCGGCAGTGACGGTGCGATGAGCCTGTTCGGCATTCCGTTGCCGATGCCCGCCAGTTCGCCGGAAGACATCGACGAGGCGACCCTGCGCGATGTCGCCGCGCAGACCGGCGGACGGTTCTACCGCGCGCGCGATACCAACGAACTGGCCGGCATCTACGCCGAACTGGATCGCCTCGAACCGGTGCAGCAGGCGGGCAAGGCCGTGCGGCCGCGCATCGAGCGCTATCACTGGCCCTTGGCTGCGGCACTGGGTTTCGCGCTGCTGACGTTCCTGTGGCCGCGGAGGCGCGCATGA